gagagtcacggccgtgcctctcgaaaacgaaaaaaacaaacgtgttttctgttttctttccgcGAGAGTCANNNNNNNNNNNNNNNNNNNNNNNNNNNNNNNNNNNNNNNNNNNNNNNNNNNNNNNNNNNNNNNNNNNNNNNNNNNNNNNNNNNNNNNNNNNNNNNNNNNNNNNNNNNNNNNNNNNNNNNNNNNNNNNNNNNNNNNNNNNNNNNNNNNNNNNNNNNNNNNNNNNNNNNNNNNNNNNNNNNNNNNNNNNNNNNNNNNNNNNNNNNNNNNNNNNNNNNNNNNNNNNNNNNNNNNNNNNNNNNNNNNNNNNNNNNNNNNNNNNNNNNNNNNNNNNNNNNNNNNNNNNNNNNCGAAAataaacgcgttttctgttttttttttcttttcacaagagtcacggttttgattccgtgagaggcatggttgtgctttagcgagagtcaccgccgtgcctctcggaaacggaaaaaacaaacgcgttttctgtttttttcgcgagtcacggttgtgctttcacgagagtcacggccgtgcctctcggaaacgaaaaaacgcgttttctgtttttttcccttgcgcgagagtcacggttttgctttcacgagaggcacggttgtgctttcgcgagaatcACGGCCGTTCCTCCTCGAAAACGAAAAAACacattttctctttattttttccttccgcgagagtcacggatTTGCTTTcgcagaggcacggttgtgattccTTGAGAGGCAcgagcgtgcctctttcgaaaaggaaaaaaacacgtGCTCCcagttcggttttttcgtccgggttttttcgtgaaaaaaaagttcgtcaaaaccgaTCAACatggatctagttttgaaaatctcgacgcgaggaatccaacggtggaAGCGGTTCCTGATTCAAACACACTGTTTAAGAGATAAACCGTTTTGAATAAATGAACCTACGAAAAAGGAAAAACTTCCTGTGCGCCACTTATTGCAATCTGATGCGTTGatgtgatctttgcaacgagtacttctCAGTTAGTGATTTTACGTAAGGTGGCGTTTAGGAATGGCCGAAAGCAAATAGTACATAGTTTTCTTTTTGAGTCTGCATCCTCTCTCCCGGCTGGCTTCCCACGGCCCATAGGCTGCAACGCTCGCTTCACCAGCTGAATGGGCTGAGACAAAAAAAAAAAGATTGCGCGGCCCGTCCAGCGACCTGGGCGAGAAGCGAGGCTGCCTAACGAAAATCCAGAAGGTGAGTCCCTCCTCCCGCTCCCTGGTGGTCATCGACGGCGGCGGCTGCATCCCGGCCAGGAGGTGAGTCCCTCTCTCCCGCTCCCCTCTCCGGCCACCTAGGGTTAGGGGTTACCAGCGCGCGGAGCGGCGGCGACTTGCTCTGCCGCCGGCTGGGTTTGTGCCGTGACGGTCGCTGAACCAGCTGCtgtgtgccgccgccgccgccgctgctgcgtgCTGTTAATCCACCTGAAGGCCTGCTGTTGCGGCTGCTATTTGACTGTTGCTTGCTGCTGGAGATCTGATgattgtttgcttgattgcttGCTGTTGCAGACCGAACACGCCCCAAGTCTCCTAACCCTAAACGGATAAACCTCTCGTCCCTCCCCATGGCGTCACCGCCACCGAAGCTTCCGATCCCCGGCCGCCGCAACATACTCATCACCAGCGCGTTGCCCTATGTCAACAACGTCCCGCACCTGGGGAACATCATAGGATGTGAGCACCCCTTCTGCTGTGCTATCTCCTCCCCCAATTCTGTTGCCTCGAGCTCTCGCTTACCCACCCTTTTGTTTTTCTGATGGTTTCGATTTTGGTCGTGATCTGCAGGTGTGCTCAGCGCCGACGTGTTCGCGCGGTACTGTCGGCTGCGAGGGTACAACGCGATCTACATATGCGGCACCGACGAGTACGGGACGGCCACCGAGACCAAGGCCTTGGAGGAGAAGTGCTCGCCCAAGGAGATCTGTGACAAGTGAGAGAGCCTTCACTTCTCGATGCTTTTTTAGTTAAATTTTGGTTTGTTTGTTACAGGATTCGGAAATTGACCGTTATGAAATCTATCCAACACTGCTTTGAATTGCGCTACACACACATACGCACAAAAGTTTCAGTTATCAACCTGTGATATGCTTACACACCTAGCTAGTAAAATTTTGATGGTAAATATGAATAATGAAAGCATTTTATTCATAGTAAGCTTCCCCGGCTGAAAATGTAGGTACCATGTTATCCATGACGAGGTTTACAAGTGGTTTGACATAAAGTTTGACAAGTTTGGGCGGACATCCGCTCCTGAACAGACAGAAGTCTGCCAGGCAATTTTCCATAAACTGATGGAAAACAAATGGCTCACGGAGAATACCATGCAGCAGGTACAGCTAATTCCTAGCCTGGTCCTGTATATATTCATCTCTGCATGCTGTTTCTGTTATATAATATCTTTCTGCTTTGCAGCTTTATTGTGACACGTGTGAACGATTCTTAGCCGATAGGCTCGTGGAGGGGAAATGTCCTACCGAGGGTTGTAACTATGAAGCGGCAAGAGGTGATCAATGTGAAAATTGCAGCAAATTGTTGAACCCAACCGAGTTAATTGATCCAAAGTGCAAGGTAAGCGTGCACAATACTTATTGTAATATATTTAGTTGTGTTCAGCGTACCATTATGATTTACCTGAGTACACGAGGTGTGTACCTCGTGAAACTGCGTATGATAAACTTTCctgttctgtttctgttttttaggTCTGTAAGAATGCTCCACGTATTCGTGACACAGATCACTTATTTTTGGAGCTTCCTCTATTGAGTGATAAGTTGGTAAACTATATTAACAACACTTCAGTAGCTGGTATGTGGAGTCAAAATGCTATTCAAGCAACAAACGCATGGTTGAAGGAAGGGTTAAAGCAACGTTGTATCACCAGAGATCTTAAATGGGGAGTTCCTGTTCCACATGAGAAGTATAAAGACAAGGTTTGGGCATATCAGATATCAAGATATTCTGCTGTTATGCATCTATCTTATTTCTCATTTATGATTGTTTGCAGGTGTTCTATGTCTGGTTTGATGCACCAATTGGGTACATATCTATCACAGCATCATATACGCCTGATTGGGAGAAGTGGTGGAAGGATCCTGATAATGTAGAGTTGTTCCAGTTCATGGGTAAAGATAATGTGCCATTTCACACGGTATGATGCCTATGATATGGTGAACACCTTCTTTAGTTATTCAAGCTTGTTTTGGCACgaatttagtactccctctgtcccataatataagagcgttttttacactagtgtagtatcaaaagcggtcttatattatgggacagagggagtagttatttGGCTTCATTTCACTAGCCAACATTTTGGTCAAGCTTTTCCTTGCCCATGAGTTGGCCAATATGGCAAGAAAGATGAACTAGAGTTACCAAAGAGGCATAGGCAAGCCAAAAATGTTGTCAACCATCCAACAAAATAACAAAATTTTGGCCGCGACCAAATAATTTGTAGGGTATGTTTTGGATACCATCAAAACATACCTATGTTAGCCAATATATTTCTAGGTTAAGTTTTGTTCAACTGGTAAGTCAGGACAGTAGTACTCCCAGCCAGTGGGTTTGTTTTCACCACAAAATAGGACTGAAAAGTGCAAATTGTGATTTCTTGCTGAATATTTGACCCCAGTCAAGTACTGTGATTGTTCGACATTATTTTTATAAGGATGTTTTTAGTTTATAACTAATAGTTAAATCACGCAAAAGCTGAAAACACACAAACATATTTAAGGGTCAGTTGCACTTGATGTGCTTTAGCCAATTCTGGCATGAATTTTTTGTTATAGCTCGAAAATGTTTGCTTTCGTTTCAAGTAATTAGTGCTTTCAGAAATTGAAAAAATATCCTTTAAGAAGCCAGTCTAATGCGAGCTGTATTGAAATGTATGGATAGCATATGTGTATACTGACTTTTCTTTTAATGCCTGTACTTCTTTTCCATGAAATACTTATTTGTTAAAAATGTAATTTTCAGGTCATGTTCCCTTCTACACTACTGGGAACTGGTGAAAACTGGACAATGATGAAGACCATAAGCGTTACTGAATATTTAAACTATGAAGCAGGTACGTTCCACATTTTTATTGAACCTAATGCTTGATTGACGCACACAGTTCATGCTAGTCATTCATATTTGGTTAATGCTTTCCGTTTTACCTGAGCTGAAATTCCTATTGACTTTCAAGAGATTTATCAGTCAAGCATATCCAGCTGCATTTGTTTACACCATAGAAATACATGTTCCGTTTACTCCCCTGCAATTGCAGAGGCTCTTGGGCCTGGGCTTCCTGAAGCGCAGTTTCTTTTACCAGAGCATATTGCCCGGTACTTGGCCCATTTTTGCACTGGGAGCTGTGGTGCATTGTGATGCACTTCATGCTGCAGAAGTAGTTGACACCTTTCTGAACCTCAACACTTACCTTTCTTTTCCGGTGCCTAGAATGACTAGCTGTATAGGTTTGTGTATATGTATATTGTTGCTTGATATTAAGCAGTGGGCCATGTTTTCATTATGGGTCATGCTTCACGACTGCTCCCTTGTTCTTCTGCCACCAGAGTATTATCATGAAATTGGATGAATGGTTTGAAAACATCGGGTTATGCCGTTATGGAATCTCTTATTCTTTTTGTTTGGCTATAAACAGCCTATGGACTAAGATATGGTCCAGCATGATCGAGACACTGTTTTGCACGGGCCTGATTCAAATTACTCCGAAGTAGATTTATATATAGTATTGGCACATTGTGTATGTTTATTCCCTTGATAATAGCTAAATATTCCTCACATCTATAGGAAAATTTTCCAAGAGTCATGGTATTGGTGTCTTTGGCAATGATGCGAAGGTTACTAATATTCCGTCTGAAGTATGGCGATACTACTTGCTTATGAACCGCCCTGAGGTTCGTATAGACATTTTgtttaatggatttaaaatatctgATAATGACACTCATTGCAATATTTTAATTTGACTTCTGTTTTGGGTGTTCAGGTATCAGATACACTGTTCACTTGGGCTGATTTACAAGCTAAATTGAACAGCGAGTTGCTGAACAACCTGGGAAACTTCATCAACCGTGTGTTAAGCTTTGTTGCAAAACCAGCTGGTTAGTCATGGGAGAATCTTGCACCTGCCATCTAACTGTCTAGAAGTATTACCAGTTGATTTCTGTATTTTCTCTTTCAATTTATCTTGATTATCTGTGATTTGCTACCATATCCTCATCCGGTCATCCCCTTTCTTCGGCACTTTCGTTAAGTTGATTTTTGATCTTCTTTTCTGGTAGGAGCTGGATACGACTCCATCATACCTGATGCTCCTAATGCCGAGTCACATACATTGACCAACGCACTTGCAGAAAAAACTAATAAATGGGTTGAACAATATCTTGAAGCAATGGAGAAGGTCATTAATTTACCTGAACCATGTGAAATGGCACAATTTCCTGCATCCTGTCTAGTTTTGTGTTGTTGCATTGTGCCAGCTACTAGGATTTGAAACAGAATGCTCACTCCTTTTGCTACAGGTTAAATTGAAACAAGGACTTAAGAGTGCAATGGCGATTTCTAGTGATGGAAATGCATATTTGCAAGTAAATATAATTCTTTGTCTTggtttccatttgtgtttttattaaATAGCACTGTTATATCTTTGACTTGCTAATTGAATACAGGAGAGCCAATTTTGGAGGCTTTATAAAGAAGATCCAGCAGCCTGTGCCGTCGTAATGAAAACTTCAGTTGGTGTTGTCTATCTCCTTGCCTGTCTGCTGGAGCCTTTTATGCCTTCCTTTTCTAGAGAAGTATAATCCTTTTTATTCATGTTTCACAGTTTCTGTTAATAGGCCCCCTTTGCCTGAACTCACTCTTATGTTTGTTTCTTAATAAGGTGCTGCGACAATTAAATATGTCCCCAGATGAAGATCTGTCATTCTGTGATGATAAAGGAGAAACTGCCAAGGCTAAAAGACCCTGGGATTTTGTATCAGCAGGACACAAAATAGGAAAGCCAGTGCCTCTATTTAAGGAACTGGTGTGTATTTGCATTTCTTTAAAAGAAATTTGTTAGTTGGTCCTGCTTTTATATCTCGTAACTTGAAATAATGCAGAAAGATGAAGAAGTTGAGGCGTTTAGGATCAAATTCGCTGGCAGCCAAGCTGAAAGGATCTCAAAGGCACAAGCTGACGCCGAGGCCAAGAAAGTTGCTGAAAAGCTCAAGGCCACAAAATTATCTGGTACTTGTGAAATTCTTACCATATGGTTTTTGTGTGAATTAAATGGGAGAACAGTTTTTTTCTGTGGCAATCTAGAAACAGGATTTTCTTTGTGGCTCAGTTGTATGCAATTTGTATATTTTCTTGAAAACACCAGTGCATAGTGCGGCATTTTTCCTACGTTTGAAGCGCTCTTGAGTTATCTTCTGCTGAACCAATTTCATAATTCAAGATATTCATTGTCAAATTTTCTTGTCTCGCTTTCGTATCCAGAGGGAAGTTCAAAGAAGAAACAATCTGGTGGTTCGAAATCAAAGACAGCAGAGGATGTCTCAGTTGCCAAGCTGGATATTCGGGTAGGGCTTATCAGAAAAGCAGAGAAGCATCCAGATGCCGATTCACTTTACGTAGAAGAGATTGATGTTGGagaagaggcaccaagaacagtgGTTAGCGGCCTTGTCAAATTCATCCCTCTTGAGGAAATGCAGGTCTGTCTTTCTTAGAATCATTTCTAGTCATGACATTGGTCTATGCCGTGGTGGTCTTGCTTCCCTAATTTTGCAATTTCTTGTATGAATGAGCAGAACCGGAAAGTGTGTGTGCTCTGCAATCTTAAACCGGTGGCAATGCGCGGTATAAAGTCACATGCTATGGTTTTGGCTGCATCGAACGAGGACCACTCAAAGGTAAGGAACATTTGCCTCTCATGTGCTCTCTGTTTGATAAAGCATCATGAAAGTACAGTGGTAGCAGCCAGTTTGGTTGGTGGAAACTGACATTTGAAATTTTAGGTCGAGTTGGTTGAGCCTCCAGAATCAGCTGCTGTCGGGGAGAAGGTGACCTTTGCCGGGTTCTCTGGTGAGCCTGAGGCTTCTCTTAACGCTAAAAGCAAAACCTGGGAGAAGTTGTCCGCCGATCTGCACAGCAACGGTGAGCTTGTGGCGTGTTACAAAGATGTCCCGTTCACAACTTTGGCTGGGGTATGCAAGGTCAAGACCATAGCGAATGGGGACATCCGCTAGGCAGAGTGTTCAATCTGCAGTCTGACTGAGTCGCTGTCTGATTTCATTGGAAGTCAATACTGCTGATTTACTCTTTTTTGGGGAATTTTTTATGTGTCTTTCGGGTACTTCTCTGCACACGATTGTGATTGAAAACATACATTTTTTGGTATGTTTGTCTCAGTCTCTCTTTCGGCTTGTTCTtttgctttttttcttttctttttctgagtGTATGTTCGGCTCAATCTCAGGAGCAATCTTTTATATAGGCACGTTTCCAGCTGAACTTAAAAGCCCCCAGCTGTTGGGAGGCCCATATGTGCTACAAGTCTAGCGCTAGCATCTCTCTCTGGTCTCTGGAGCCCATTTGAGCTCGGGACCAGAATAAGACTTTCGTCTCTGGAGCTTTGCTTTCGCTAAAAAAACAAATCTCTTATCTTTGCTGCTTAGAAGGCCAGGTTTAGATGAGCAGTAGCCGTCTGGCTCTAATCCATCTTACATGGAACCGTGCAGCCTTATACTGTGTGGTACTGTGGTTCTACCATATTAACTCTATGGAAAAGACATGATTGGTTGGTACTGCCTCCcttccataatataagatgttttttgacactacagtAGTTTAAAAAAACAtctacattatgggatggagggagtagttgcaTGTTGCTCGTACTGTAAAGCTACAGGTTGCGATGTTTACTGTGCAGTGCAGGTAGTGTTGGGTACTCCCTCTACGCTGGTGCTGTGGTGCAGTAGATGTTAACAGTCAACCCTCGTCTCCCTTGCCTCCGTGCTAAACACTGCAATCTCGCtctaccagagaagtacgatgccAGGAAATGGATGTAACCAactttttttaaacggaggcaaaagcttttcCTTTCATCATTAACTAAGAAGAAGATAGTTGCTCGGTTACCTATACATTGATAATACATGATACTAGTAGCAAAAATGATCTTTTAGTCATTTTTGCGTCTGTCACTGATAATCCTTTTACTAAAAAAGCAAATCACCTTTTATATTTATGATGAGGAAGAAAAAACATTAGGCGATGCACCACGAAAACCTGATGCGTGAGACGAAGGTACCGGTaatttatttcgcaaaaaaagaagaaggtaCCAGTAATTTGATCCCCGGTTCCAGCTCGAGATATTTCCCCGCCTTTCCCCACCATCTTCGTCTCCACACGCTACAGACACGTGATACCGACGCTTGTGCCCCACCATGACAGCCCGCATCCGGGCCCGCACTCCAGTTACCTTGACAACTCAAAGCCGCGAGTGGATTTCCTGGACCGCTTCAATGATATAGGTgggcccgctagtcaggtgagcCTAGGGTAGAATGTCAAAGAAGAAAAATGGCGAGCCTCGGATAAGCACGCCCCATGACGTCATCCTCCTCTCTTCTTGTACTCGTAGATAGTGGCGGCAATAAGAATTAAGAAAAAAGCGCGCGGCCAGAGTTAGGAAGAAAGGTTCgacagcgagcgagcgagcgagcgagagagataAGGAGAGAGGGCGCGCGCGGGGATCTCCGTGCCTTGGTCGGCGGTAGAGTCGTCGGCGCGGGGGCGATGGAGAGCGGGCCGGCGGGCACGATGGGGGGGCCGCTGAGTGACGTGCCGGCGATGCTCGACGGCGACCGGTACGAGCTGGTCCGCAGCATCGGGTCCGGCAACTTCGGTGTCGCCCGCCTCATGCGCAACCGCGCCTCCGGCGAGCTCGTCGCTGTCAAGTACATCGACCGCGGCGAGAAGGTACCACCGGCGCCACCACACTTCGATTATTTATTCATTCCCAGTTTCCCACGCGCACACTTTACAAGTTTGatgatgcgtgcgtgtgtgcgcgcgcgcagaTCGATGAGAACGTGCAGAGAGAGATCATCAACCACAGGTCGCTGCGGCATCCCAACATCATCCGCTTCAAGGAGGTGAGTATACGATCGGTGATACAATCGCCTTCGCCTGCAGCATCGTCTTCGATGGTTATGTGGACTGTGGTGGAATGATGCAAAGAACAAGCTCTGTCTTCAGGTTATTCTGACGCCGACGCATCTCGCCATCGTCATGGAGTACGCCTCCGGCGGGGAGCTCTTCGAGCGCATCTGCACTGCCGGCCGATTCAGCGTCGACGAGGTGTATCTCTTGACTCATAGCTCTGCCGTATAGTCTCTTTTTTTTTATCAAGAGttgtatttttcttttcttttttgaaaaggGATCAAGAGTTGTATGATGGTACAGTTTGGTTAACTCAGTTTGTATGCGTGTTCAGGCTCGGTTCTTTTTCCAGCAGCTGATATCTGGAGTCAGCTACTGCCACTCCATGGTATCAATCTGCTTCCCAAATTATACTGCCACCACTTGATTTTACCTTTCCATGTAGTTTCCTATGCAATTGACAACATGAATTTGTTCTATTCGTCAAGCAAGTGTGCCATCGTGACTTAAAGCTCGAGAACACTCTGCTGGATGGAAGCACCACCCCTCGCCTCAAGATATGCGACTTTGGTTATTCCAAGGTATACTGTGCTATAAATCTGGTGGAACGACGCCTGAGTGCTTGCTTATGTGAACCATCTTACGCCAGAAACTTGTGCTGGATGCCATTGCCAGATTTTTAAGTGATTTGCACTCCTGTTGTTCTCTAATTTACAGTCATCGGTGCTACATTCTCAACCAAAGTCAACTGTTGGAACTCCGGCATATATTGCCCCTGAAGTTCTGCTCAAGAAAGAATACGATGGCAAGGTATGCATACACCTTGGCGCTTTCAAGTTTAAACCGTCTACTGCATACTCTGCCACCATCTGCTGCCTAACTTGAATAATTTTGTTCGGTCATGAAAGCTTTACTTGCTTTATGAATCTTCCATCCACCTTTCGTTGGCATGAGTAGTGCATGGTATTGAGGAGCAACCATTTAAAGTACCTCTCTCTAAAAAAACATCTAAAGTACTTCATGTTTTTCGCTCAAACACTAATAATTTGTCTCTGAATGGAGATTGCCGATGTGTGGTCCTGTGGCGTAACCCTTTACGTGATGTTGGTCGGCGCCTACCCTTTCGAGGATCCAGAAAATCCCAAGAATTTCAAAGTGACAATTCAGGTATGCCGCCAGCCGTTCGGCTTAGCAATTCCACTAGTTGCAGTTATAGCCAAACATCTAAATACTGAGGTCAACTTTTTCAGAAAATATTAGGTGTTCAGTACTCGATTCCGGACTATATTCACATACCTATGGACTGCCGAAACCTTCTCTCAAGGATCTTTGTTGCCAACCCAGCTACGGTGAGTACTCACTCCATCGACACACGCACGGTTTCGCTTGTTCGGCCCTCAGGATAACGCCTGTGCCATTTGAGCTTGCAGAGGATCACCATACCTGAGATAAAGAACCACCCATGGTTCCTCAAGAACCTCCCAGCTGACCTCATGGACGGTCCCACAGTGAGCAACCAGTATGAGGAGCCTGACCAGCCGATGCAGAACATGAACGAGATCATGCAGATAATGGCAGAGGCGACCATACCGGCGGCCGGCGCCCTCGGAATCAATAAGTTCCTGCCTGACGGCCTTGACCTCGACGACGACATGGACGACCTGGACTCGGACCTCGACATCGACATGGACAGCAGCGGGGAGATAGTATACGCCATGTAGTAAACCTGTGAATATCTGTATGTGCAGAAGCGGTATTTGTGGTCTTCCACCTTGTTTGCTTCTTGAACATACACCAGATTGAGTGCCATTTTGTGTTAAGAAGAAGAGTGTAGAAATGTACATTGAGAGGATTGTATTCAGGCTACTACTTGAGTCTGAAATTGGTGTTGCTGCTCATTGATGTGTTGTCTAACAAAATACAGTATGTTGGAGTTTTCTGTGATCTTTAGTTGATAAAAGGGAGTATTTACCCGAAATCGCtggatggccgtatgcatcgactgatgcagaggccgggggttttaacctcctttttcaaaaaaaaagtgtaTCATGTATACGCAAAGCTGGTTTCTGCCGCAACGCCAGCTCTGCTCGCGGCCCCTGTGACTGCACTCCACCTATGCAATGCAAGGACTGCCCCTACCACGACCCGACACCTGGTCGTTTGTTGATCAATTGCTAACACTCGAACAGAGTATCGACCGCTGTTCGAGGTGATGTGTATGCGATTAGGGGGGTGGCTGGAAAGGTTGATCGGTCTACCTCTTCATAGTTTTGGT
This window of the Triticum aestivum cultivar Chinese Spring chromosome 5D, IWGSC CS RefSeq v2.1, whole genome shotgun sequence genome carries:
- the LOC123119589 gene encoding probable methionine--tRNA ligase, yielding MASPPPKLPIPGRRNILITSALPYVNNVPHLGNIIGCVLSADVFARYCRLRGYNAIYICGTDEYGTATETKALEEKCSPKEICDKYHVIHDEVYKWFDIKFDKFGRTSAPEQTEVCQAIFHKLMENKWLTENTMQQLYCDTCERFLADRLVEGKCPTEGCNYEAARGDQCENCSKLLNPTELIDPKCKVCKNAPRIRDTDHLFLELPLLSDKLVNYINNTSVAGMWSQNAIQATNAWLKEGLKQRCITRDLKWGVPVPHEKYKDKVFYVWFDAPIGYISITASYTPDWEKWWKDPDNVELFQFMGKDNVPFHTVMFPSTLLGTGENWTMMKTISVTEYLNYEAGKFSKSHGIGVFGNDAKVTNIPSEVWRYYLLMNRPEVSDTLFTWADLQAKLNSELLNNLGNFINRVLSFVAKPAGAGYDSIIPDAPNAESHTLTNALAEKTNKWVEQYLEAMEKVKLKQGLKSAMAISSDGNAYLQESQFWRLYKEDPAACAVVMKTSVGVVYLLACLLEPFMPSFSREVLRQLNMSPDEDLSFCDDKGETAKAKRPWDFVSAGHKIGKPVPLFKELKDEEVEAFRIKFAGSQAERISKAQADAEAKKVAEKLKATKLSEGSSKKKQSGGSKSKTAEDVSVAKLDIRVGLIRKAEKHPDADSLYVEEIDVGEEAPRTVVSGLVKFIPLEEMQNRKVCVLCNLKPVAMRGIKSHAMVLAASNEDHSKVELVEPPESAAVGEKVTFAGFSGEPEASLNAKSKTWEKLSADLHSNGELVACYKDVPFTTLAGVCKVKTIANGDIR
- the LOC123119590 gene encoding serine/threonine-protein kinase SAPK9, whose translation is MESGPAGTMGGPLSDVPAMLDGDRYELVRSIGSGNFGVARLMRNRASGELVAVKYIDRGEKIDENVQREIINHRSLRHPNIIRFKEVILTPTHLAIVMEYASGGELFERICTAGRFSVDEARFFFQQLISGVSYCHSMQVCHRDLKLENTLLDGSTTPRLKICDFGYSKSSVLHSQPKSTVGTPAYIAPEVLLKKEYDGKIADVWSCGVTLYVMLVGAYPFEDPENPKNFKVTIQKILGVQYSIPDYIHIPMDCRNLLSRIFVANPATRITIPEIKNHPWFLKNLPADLMDGPTVSNQYEEPDQPMQNMNEIMQIMAEATIPAAGALGINKFLPDGLDLDDDMDDLDSDLDIDMDSSGEIVYAM